The window CTCTGTGAACAATGTCGACATACAACTACGcacctcctccccctccgccCCCTACTTCTGGCGGTGCCAGCTACGGACAGTCGAATTCGCCTCCCTACGGCCAGAATCGCGGCGGCGGATCAGGCAGCCGTCGGGGTGGCCACTACCACGGGGGCCGTGGCGACTATCATAGCTCGCAACCGCGATATGAATACACTGGGCAGCCATACCCTGCCCAACACGCAGTGCCGTATGGGAGCGCCCATCCTCCAGCGAATGGCtatccagctcctcagccGCAGTGGGCTCCAGAGCATGGCCATGCTCCTACACATCATGCCCACCCTCACGCTCCTGTCCCGCTCTCTGCGTCGAATTACCATCCAAACTATGCTCCTCAACCGTATCCCCCGTCTCAGTACCCCCAGCAGACTGCTTATCCAGCCCCTCAACCTTACCCCTATCAagccccccctcctcccccgaATCAGCCCCAGTGGAACAGTCAAGGAGCTCCCCAGGCATTCGGGGGTGGTAGCAGAGGCCGTGGAGGCTACGGCGATCGTGGAGGCCACAAGCCGTCTCATGGAGTACCTCCTGTCCGTCACGGCCATGAGTATGATGCGGCACCTCCTCCGATGATTAGCGGTTTTCCTCAGCAGTACCCCCCTGATCCTCGGGTTGCTCATTATCCTCCGCCGCAATATGCTTATGCAGcacctccaccacctcctaCTACCTCTCGCCACCAGGATTCCTCACATAACCAGTACTCTCGTCGAGGACGTGGTGGGCATAGAGATGGTAGCAACAAGGGGCGAGGCGGTCATCAttcacatcaccatcatggaGCCGGTGAAAAGTCACGCCCGCCAAAGCCACCGAGTAGCAGCGTTGACAGTGCTGCAAAGCCCGACAAGCCCGAATCTCCCTCggctggcaagaagaagaagagaaagaccAACACCCTGGGCTTGACCCCTGGAGTTGATTCTGAAacggaagatgacgagggagaagaaaagacacTCACTGAGCTCAttggccaagaagccctCAAGTAAGTAACACTCTGACAGATTTTGTTTTATCCCGTACCGTTATTAACCGAACTTCCCTGGTTCAGCATTAGCGATGTTGCGGCGTTCATTGCAGAgcgaaagaagaagtttCCCACCAGAGGGCGTGTCGAAGCCAAAAAGGCCGCCGAGTTGgcgcaaagagaagaggacaaggctgcctctctggagaaggaggctgatAGACTGAGGAAGCAACTGCGCAAAGTCGAGTTTTCCATCAAAAGAAAGCGAGAGCAGGGTGACGAGGGTGACGAGATGCGAGATCCCTCTGATGACTCCTCAGATGATGAGCCAGAAGTCATGTCTAGCCGTACCAAAACGGTGCCTACTCCTCCTCCCTCGGCCAACAAGGCTGATATCACCAGACACTGCAAATATTACTCTACCGGTGGAACTTGCGGGAAGAAGGGCAAGTGCCGCTTCGTTCATGATCCCCAAGCTAGGGAAGCGGCCATCAAAGAACGCGAGGCCAATAACGGCCGCTTGACCATCCAGCAGCGGTTGATTCTAAACgacaaagagcaagaagacTTGGCCATCCTCCAGTCTATTCAGTATCTTCGCGAAAAGGGCCTCATGAACACTGCTGGCGCATCAGCGGCGAGCCAGGCCAGCGGCGAAGAAAAGCGCACGCTCGCATCCACTCCCACACCAGCTTCTACATCCACACCTGCTTCAACGTCTGCGCCTGCTTCTGTTTCTGCTTCTACACTGCCACCTTCTACGTCTTCCCTTCCTGCTATCCCTCCGCAGCCTGCCAAGAGGGAACCGCCTCGCAGAAGCAACCCGCCTCCCTCCATCATACCCACCGCCAATAGTATCAGCGGTCAGGGGGTCCGGCACTATCAAGGTTGGCTCCTCAAGCCGTATGGCAGCTCAAGTGGCAAGCAATCACAGAGCGACGATCTTCCTTGATCCCATTGTTTGGGTCTGCATACACACTCATATATatactctctcttttctcaaaCTGTTGAAACCCGTCAGTGTTTACTTGGACACTTGAAACCTCGCAACTACAAAACCCGTGGTCGCACTCTTCTATTCTATCTTGTTGTTTCAGAACATACATGCTTGctcgagaaaaaaaaaatcattGGACGGCGTTATCTTCactatttcttcttctttttgcaaGTGTAACAAAGGGGGGCGTCAATGGCTGTTAGAATGGCAGGCGTCGCCACAGGCTTGATGCTCAGGAGACAAT of the Trichoderma breve strain T069 chromosome 4, whole genome shotgun sequence genome contains:
- a CDS encoding nuclear fragile X mental retardation-interacting protein 1 (NUFIP1) domain-containing protein gives rise to the protein MSTYNYAPPPPPPPTSGGASYGQSNSPPYGQNRGGGSGSRRGGHYHGGRGDYHSSQPRYEYTGQPYPAQHAVPYGSAHPPANGYPAPQPQWAPEHGHAPTHHAHPHAPVPLSASNYHPNYAPQPYPPSQYPQQTAYPAPQPYPYQAPPPPPNQPQWNSQGAPQAFGGGSRGRGGYGDRGGHKPSHGVPPVRHGHEYDAAPPPMISGFPQQYPPDPRVAHYPPPQYAYAAPPPPPTTSRHQDSSHNQYSRRGRGGHRDGSNKGRGGHHSHHHHGAGEKSRPPKPPSSSVDSAAKPDKPESPSAGKKKKRKTNTLGLTPGVDSETEDDEGEEKTLTELIGQEALNISDVAAFIAERKKKFPTRGRVEAKKAAELAQREEDKAASLEKEADRLRKQLRKVEFSIKRKREQGDEGDEMRDPSDDSSDDEPEVMSSRTKTVPTPPPSANKADITRHCKYYSTGGTCGKKGKCRFVHDPQAREAAIKEREANNGRLTIQQRLILNDKEQEDLAILQSIQYLREKGLMNTAGASAASQASGEEKRTLASTPTPASTSTPASTSAPASPAKREPPRRSNPPPSIIPTANSISGQGVRHYQGWLLKPYGSSSGKQSQSDDLP